The genomic DNA GgtgttattttttgttgattttgttttgtgttgtttttttctttttagcccACAGGCCAGGTTCTCAGCCTCCTCCACCAGTACCAGGTCAACCTTTGCTGTCAAATGGAAATGCCTACACATACCATAATGCATATCAACCCCAGCCAGCAGGGTATTATGCTGCttacccacccccaccccctgcaGGCTATCCTGGCTATCCTGGCTATCCACCCCCAGGTAGTGTATGCCTTCATTTCATGTTACATGAACATAAAAACTAGGAGATTTCATgttgtagtcatgcagtgacagcaaagaagtGTGATAAACGTGCATTGTTGTAAATTGTTTTggtaattaaacctattgctatTTTGACCTTAGTTTCATTGCTATCACCATTCCCTACCTATATTATACCTAGAATGTTGGTTCTATCAGGAAACGAACcccaaaatattaaattatcattattttatcattGTTTGTTGCAGTTGGTGTTGTGGGCCAGCCTCCACCATACCAGCCAAATGtaagttttaaaataacaaataatttcAAGCAACCCATTGCACacttaaaaatttgcatttgataactttaattctgtttttaaaaaaacctaccAGCAGCAAGCCCTGGGATATCAAATCccatggataacaatttttcgtTTCCTTGCCCAGAGATCATGAGAAACTATCTGTACAATTTTTCAGTTCTGTGAAAATTCATGGGAACctacttttatttctttaatgttcagaaacatttttcttgaaacATGTTGTTAAACAtgctttaaaattaaagaacatcAGTGTGCactattatttacaaaaaagctTCAATGTCTGTTAAAATGTCAGAAGAAGGTTAATTTAAGTGTTAAATGTGTGTGCACTAAAGTGTCAAAAACTCCAGACTCCTCTTCGATCCAACTAAAGAAGTATACTCATTTGAAATGTTCGCTACAGatcttgtcttttcataaagaGATTCAGGCCTCATAATCAGTTTGAACACTGAAATTGTCGCTAAAAGACTACATCctaattattgttttaaactTTTGGAGTCATACATTGTTTTTCTTGGTGCTGGAAGCCGTAACAAGCGCGCTGCTGTTAACtgtaaaacatcttttttgcaTGAGTCATCAGTAACGGCTGTGCAATGCACTTTGGGAACAATTCAAGATGGTGGACGATTGAAAAACGCAAATGTTTTTTTACAAGCTGAGTCATAAAGAATAATGCTCTACTTGTTAGAAATCTGAGTGGAAAAATACTATATTTGTGTATTTTGATCCCGCAGTCTGAATATATCAGGATATGTCACTGGGAAACTATTTTTGTTTCCGTTATTTTAAGATCACTGTAATGACATGGTACCGGAAATAATCATTACcgtgaaatcctagggcttgaGCAGGTAAAGGTAAACATTGAAGAATCTGTCAAAATTTGGACATTTTACAATGAATATTTGTTGTTTCTTGCTGTTTAACAGGAAACGCCCCCACCATACCCTGGTCAGGCTGCTCCATCTGCCCCACCCCCTTCTGAGGGATATTCAAGCTATGCTTATGGAGGTAAGTTTgtggcaacaacaacaaaaacaatagcaATCTCTATTTGTGATCTCGGATTTCAGATACCGTAATGTAAAAACAGAAGTTAATTTAAGTCGACCTTTTTCTTGACTTGATTTTTCAAGGGCAGTAACTCATAAGCTTAAAGTCAATCCAAAGCGCTTCTGGAGTTACTTCTGCCATAAAACCAAATCAAATTCTATACCAGCTAATGTTCCGTACGGAGGGCCACAGAGCTCCGTTGGAGTGGAGATGGAGAAGCCTTCAACAAGTATTTCTATTCTGTGTTTACACATGCGCCTGAGGTACCCCTTGATGCATTTACACCATCCGGCAAGGGGATGGCTGTCCTTGACAGCCTGGTAAGGACAGCCTGGTGCTGTGTGACCTCGCAGTGGTTAGCATGTAAAAATGTGTTTGCTATGTTTGTGCTTAGGTTTTAGGTtgtatttgttttaaatttattaattggttTTGATTGTACTCGCCGGACGTCTAAACAAGTGTTTGTAAGTTTGTTATCATTTGCTGTATTTCGTCATTTTTAAGTGTTAGTGAAAGTTCTTCATTTTATTTCTGTCattttgtatttcattcagAAACCATGTTTATTGTGAAGTTAGTTATCGTACATGAGTTTGACATGTAACAGTAGTTCCAGATGAAAGGTTGTGGTTTTTTTGCGGCTACAACCAGTGTTGTCGTAGTGGTGTAACGACATCCATATTTCTCTTTGACAATGTTGTGTGTTGTGTCTCCCTTTGTATAGATGCAAaggcaagagaagcttatagcACAGGGCAAAATGTCTATGTACCATCCCCCCAGGTATGATTAAGTTTGACAGGTGATGCCCTTTCCtggggctttccacaagttgctcggcaactttttggcaacttttcgTATTTCGAGcaaccttttttgcattctgaACAATTTCCTCTAGTTTTCTACCAATTCTGAATATCTGTTTTAGAAGGCAACtggaaaattttctttgaaaaaagagCGTCATcctctccccacccccccactCGGCCAGATCACAGGCGCAAGATGCACACAGCCAGGCTGCTAAGTCAGCAGggtttttttggaagaaaatttcAAATGGCAGACAAAtattcactttgttgtatgtaTTAGATTGACTCATAACTAACTTTCATTTTAGCCAGAAttattgaaattgataaaattaTAATTAGTTGACCAACATTCTTACTCATAGAATAATATACATAACTTGTTAAGTCCTATAcatgatcatgatttttttttttccaaaacatatTCTTTCATCCCTGCATACTTTTTTCATAATGTGAGCCATGTTCTTAGGATATTCTAAAGTATTTTTGCCATTCCTGGCATAAGAATTCTTATCAAACTTTCTTATAGAAAATACTGTAGTGTAGTAAACAGTTATTATTTGACTTatggaaatttatttttttgttggttATTTCCACAGCCTCCTCCACCGTATGCACCACCGCCATACAGTGCCTCTGACAAGAAGAATGTTTAATTGAGGAAAACTTACAATACAAAATACAtgactaataaaataaaatattataatagGATACGTTAACCTTTAACCTGTTAGAGTATCTACTGCGTGGCTGGAACACTGTAAATAATTGAGTTGAGATCCTTAGCACCTGAGTGCTGTTTACATTATGGTATGAACTGTGTAACTTAGAGAACTTGAAGCTATTTCAAGGTATTAAACAAGCTAAATACCACAAAACAGTGTTCAGTAGATTGTTTACAAACACTGAAACTGAATTTGGTTGTCTATGCCTCTCTTGTTTTATTGTGATATTTCTTGCCAGCCCTCTGATATTTATAATGTATGTTTGACAATTCTCTTAGTGGCGTTTATCAATGTTAAGTCAAAGTTGCattttcaaaatacgttttacAAGATAAATTAGACTTTTAATGCAGATATATACATGATCTAAGGAAAGGCAGATGTCACAGGTGAAGTGTAAATGGGGTAAATGAATTTCTCTGACTTTTTGCTGACAAAATGACAACTGCAGTTCATGTCAGCATGCGTGACGTTTGTGAAAAATTTGAAGGACGAAATTATGTTCATTTTGTAGAAGacagcagtgattttgttgcaaatagtTCTGGTGGGCTCATCTtatgaaaaatcatgagtcccagtccataaccaatgagtcccagttcaaaaacatgaGGAGTCCTAAATATTGAAAATCCTTGGGCTTTTATGTAACCAAacagttaatctggagacagatgccaaaactctttattacagtttactgaaattaaatatagtccttctatatatttaaagcacaaaaaagactGAAATAAATGTGCATCTTTAAACAGCAGCCAAAGAAATCACatgaacaggatattctaccaaaaatcttcaaatcaatCATTCTTTGCATCCTATGGGACGCATCTCATGAATATTACTGCGTCTTTgtggatttttatgcatcagcgACACAGGACTCAGTGGTAGCAAAATCACTGAGACAGTAGAATTTCGTGTAGTCCTGTGGGTCAAGTTTAAAGTATTCTATAGAAGCCAATGTTAACCGTCATGTGCAAAGACTGTAAGGCAAATATAATAGTTCAGTAGAAAAATTATGCATGCACAAATAAAGCATCCTTGTAGAATTTAGTAATATGgaacatattttattgataacaatacttttcctatttacaatcaatttacctaaaaaaaaaacattccgtcaaaacactatttacaatcccttttgtttaaaaaaaacttagttttgattagaaaaaaattcatgtaattaaaaaaaaatcatttgaatTATAAACAtctcatttcaattaaaacaatccatttcaatttaaaaaaagaaactattttcgactatttttttgtttttttttgttactttcctGACATGCGTTtttctaaaaacatttttgcattTAATTTGACATTCAGCCTGGTGGGAAGAGAAAGatgatttgaatttttttcatggtGGTCTGAAATGATTGATTGTGCTTGATTTTCTAGCACTTGCTTTTAAAGGTTTTTACTATGTTTAACACTAAGAGACTCCCTTGCTTATCATCTACGTATGAGATATGTGTGGAGGTGAAACAAAAGTAAGGGGTACTAGCCagagctcccccccccccaccccctttgcTTTGTGTTGGCCTGATTGTTTTGCCGGGTTTTTGTTTCCCCCTGAAACTAATCTGCTGTCAGTCACAAAACAATGATTTTATCTCCCTTTGGGTGGGGTCAATGGTCTTATGGAAACTTTGTTGTTTGAATTGGCCATCTTTGCCCGAACCTTTTTTCAGTTAGACACAAACATGTGATAGTCCAGCAATCCATGCTGGCAGTGACATTCCTCGGTTGGGTCGaatattttatattgatttgatttgaattaATGATTACTTTTTCAGATAAAGATTCTAAAATagttacaaataaaatgaaacaaaaattgttcagaaataaaaaataaataaataattcccCCAGAATTAAGGATGCTTTGATTGGCAGGTCTCAGTCACCATACTTAACTTTAAAAAGCTAAATCTTGATAACATTTGACCAACCTCACCGGTGAACAATGTGGAATATATTATGGAAATGATGTAATTTCCTCTTTATGTATATTTTACCTTTTTGCTATTTGAGTGCTTCCAAATCACCCTTTATTAGATGGTACTATTTTTATCGCATTGTATTGAAATTAATTGTTTTTACTTATTGttcaaaatctgttttatcTGATAGGGGATAGGGCGAATAGGAGTCGAGAAAGCCCGAGAAGACACCTTCCCCCTTCCACCTTTTATCTTTAAACCCTTCTCCCTGGAAGCCTCTTCACACGCGAACGACTAGGTAATTAAATATCTAGTATCCCACATCAAAATTTGATCTTTTAAAAACGTTTGGATattttaacatgaaaaaaaaagtcccTCTTTGTAATTCCAGATGATGGATTTTTCTGGTCACGCAATGTTCGTTTCCAAAAGAGAACGTTGCGTGATGGGACACCTACACTAAAAGCGTGGCTGCTAAGGTGTTTGCTCTTTCGTGTTAACGCGGATCGACGGCCGGCAAGCCAAGCCGTAGAACGTTTCAATTGATCTGTTTGAGGTCCTTGAGCTATATCGGTGGAATCGTGTTAACGCGGATCGACGGCCGGCAAGCCAAGCTGTAGAACGTTTCAATTGATCTGTTTGAGGTCCTTGAGCTATATCGGTGGAACTTTCCCTTTTCAAGGTAATAGTTAGGTTAGTGCTACTGCCATGTCATTATAATACACGAACGAGACAGGGATGTGCTTTGCAGAGCCGTGCTGGTTGCCCAAAAAGAGGGAAATCAGTCTAATCTGCAGAGAATTGTATATTGTTGCTGACTTAGGAGTAAATACATCATTCAGTTTCTCCGAATAAGGAGAGGAACGACGTACTTCATTACGTAACAAATCGATCGAGATCGATCATCGAAAACCCAATCGATCAGTCGATAATGCCCTatcaaatttgaaatattttgtcgATTGATCTTGATTAAGTATAAGCCTTTCACTATTCACTCAAAGTTAGTGTTCCGTTTCTGAATAACTTGATAAtttcgcttgcgtaagcagcgagactcataatctgcaagcgGTGTTATTATTTCTTCGTATTtgtgtatcggtcaaatcgaagcttcaacattcaacttcccccccccgcccccccctgGGCATTTGACACATTTGCcatcccggggaggagggaatttggtTATCTGAGTCTTCcaaggggtggggaatttgaaccgTAGCCTCGATTTCATGTGAGTGATGATgaatgtcagtgaaatggtcatgaatATCGCGTGTATGCCCCTGGTATGGAATGTACCGGTAGTAATCTCAGTAGGTGGGATTTTTTTATaaaacgctttgtatgttgcatgacacACACAGAAAAGCTgtgcattcagtgaccttgtagcagtgATTTCTGAGGCATTGCACGAGAGTTTTGTTGGTAGTAAATATGTtgacagtgtttctcagtttttattATATTCAATGCGAATTATTTGctgtatttataaagattttgttcgacaactgaaggcgtatCTGCCTTCCTTCTGTCATTTGATGTTGCTGAAGCTTCAATTTGACTGATACATTTATACACATAATGACGGTTGTGGTCCCAGGCGCGACTGTGGAAATTGGGAATAAGAATCATTGCATGACCacatgttttgtgaagaaaccttaggaaagattaaaatTAATGTAGAGCTTTTCCAGAACTGGTCGGTCCACAAATTTTATCGCTTGAAAGCATTGATTACTGTGGAACAAGCAAACACTTCagtggtcaaaaaaaaaaaaaagaagaatctttaAAATTAGTGAAACTTTGATTGTgagtgttgtaaactttcatggtatggaaatgagtcttgtgatgggcatgcagtttatttttggcgatgattgaaatgacatgCCATGttctcattacgtttttcatctCTGGCAATGTTGTAATTTCTctcgaatcgaggcccttgaatcaTTTCTGTATGCCTGCCTCATCTCCATCTTTGACTTGTCTGTTATAGCACTAACTAATGTTGGCAAATGCCTGACCTCTGATGCACAAAATTTGCTAATGCCTCTTCCCTAGGGTCGACAAGGCACGCAAATGCCTGGCAGTTTCTCGTGGGGAGGGGGGATGGGGGCTGGGTGGGTGCAGCTGGAAGTGACTGATACATAATTGACCAAAGAGGGGACAGTGTGCAGAGGGCTTGGTAGCTCAGCTGTCTTGGTAGAGCTGGAGAATTTCACTCATTATATAAGAAAGAAGTAGCCAAGCTATGGCCCAATAACACAGCAAGAATAGCTAAAATACCACTTGACTGATGGAAACTTCTATTTGAAGGTTACAATAAATTTCTCTTTATATCATGAAACTGCCAAGGAAAAGGCAGATGTTATGAGGATGTGAATTTAACATAGATCATTTaggtaaacatgtttttaagttgaaaatattttgaatgaatgataagcAACTTTTAGATTTGGCTATCATATGATATGATGACGTTGGTGCATTGGTAATTCCAAGAATGGCTTATTCCTTATTTTCCTCCCCCAAGAATTCCAATTACGTGTGTGTACAGCCACCCCTTCCCCTCAGCAAAAAGTGGggaaagcccccccccccccttttttttcctgaggggGACGGTGGCTTGGCACAGGCTACAGTTATTtcacatgaaaaagaaaaattggtcAAATTCATTACATACAACATGTAACTGAGTTGGCAGATTAAATCGTCGATAGGCCATTACTttgttccaaaaactctcactttcaataCGGGGCTACTTCCAAAACCTTTCTtgggaaaatgagttttatttgcgtttttttcttgaaactaaGTTTCGTTTCCCTTGCCTAAAACATTGATTGCTTGTTTCATAAATGGGTGCCTTTCTTTTTGCTTCTTAACAGTTCACTGGAAAGAAAAACCGGGCATGATCAGTTGCTAAAAGAGAGTCATGCTGCGCCGTGTTGTGGTTGAGAATCTGATTTTCTTCAAGGGCCGACAAGAACTGGATTTAGATGGAGCCCACGATGGTAGTTTTCATACGCTTGTTGGAGAGAATGCAAGTGGCAAGAGtagctttgtagctttagtgaAGGCAGCAAGCGATTTTGTTGACAATGAAGAGGATTTTGAGATAATAGGAGATGACGCCACACACTCTAAAGCTGTGTGTGAGTTCTATTTTCAAGATGGACAAGACCTTTTACGATATCTTGAAAGTTCTTCATGGAATTCAACCCATTTACTTGTGGGTAAAGTTCCTTGGGTTTCGGGATTATTTTCCTGGTTTTCTGATGACATCCTGAAATTCCCCATGCAGCTTGATGACCTTTTGAGGGAGAAATTTGGTTCCATTACAGCCTCAGTTCATGTTTTTTCTGGAAGAAGAAGCTTTGATCCTTGTGATCCTCGCCGATGCCAGTTCCTCTATGTTGTGTCTGAAGATGAAGTGTTAGTGATCATTAAAAACAATGGTGAAGTAACAATATCAGTCCATGATCCTTTACCTGCGGGTGTTGATCTTGTGGATTGGTGTCCAGATAAGACATTCCTTCGAAAAGTAAAACTTGGTACACCAACAAACGTTACTGACACCATGGACTCTGGTGAGGACAATGTGCAAAAGAGGCTCACACGCCTTGTTAGCTGGGATTCACTAAAGTATAGAGACGTCAAGAATCTTATTATAATCAATCTCCTAAAAAGTTTACCCCAAGAAAGTATTCCTGAAGCTCTGAGTTTGTTTCACGAAATCACAGGAGACCACAGTCTTGCTTTTGAGTTGGATCTTGATGGAGATATCCCGCTACATATTTTGAATACAGCAACTAACAGGTCAATTCAGAGATTGTCAGAGGGTACGTTTTCCGCACTTGTTGTATCCGCATTGGTCGTGCAGCCCTTGAGTCGTACTGTCATCTTCGATGAGGTTGCAAGAGGAATGCATCCATTAGAAACTCGTCGCTTGAGAACAATTCTCATGCGAGAGTCaagaagaaggagaaaatgTATCATTGCCACAACACATTCGCCGGAAATGGTAGAAGTGGAAAGAATCGCTTTGATTTGGAGATTTCAAGTTCTTCCATCTGGTTACTGCCAGATAAGACGCGTTAGGTCACGTTACAGTGTCAGAGATCTTCACTTCATAGGTGGAGCAGAAGTAAGAGAGATATTCTTTGCACGATACATTATTTGGGTCGAAGGAGAAAGCGACAAGAGATTTATAGAGGCTTTGTTGAGGTTATTTGATGAAGGAAACGCGGAGGTTTTTAAAGCCCTTTCAGAACCCGGTGAAGATTCCAAGACAAGTAGGCTGCAAGCTGGGTCTTCAAGGGTGCGGACTGCAGATCTATCACCATCATTAGACAACCTCTTACAAGACCCAGCATACAAAAGAGTGTTTTACTCCAAAGATGTGCTGTCTAGCATTCAAACAGCTGTTCGCAGCTGTATAGTATTGTCGATCAGCGGAAAGAAAAATGTTCACAAAGCAACTTCCATTTGCCACGATCTGGGAATTCCACACGCCGTATTGTGTGACTTAGATGCTATAATTCCAAATTCTAGAGAGAATTCTGTGCAATCTCAGTTTGACAACTGCAAGGGGTTGTGGAAAAGAGCATTCATTTCTAACGCCAAGACAAAACTTGTAGATGAAGATCAGTGTCCTGCTTCCAAATGTGTCCAAGACTTCACTCCTTGCTTGATTCATGAGCTTCGCGCCTGTAAAACAGTAGCAGAAGTCATGCAATTCTATGATCAAACTCAGTGTATTTTCACTTGGCGCGTTGATGGGGGTGAAATAGAGGACGCAATTCGACTGACCAAGTCGCAGTTCGGTAAGAAATTATGGCCGGACCTGTCATTTGAGGATATAAAGGAATTAATTGTTTGCTTACTTCAGCCACGAAAATTTCAAGAACGGGACCTAAAAGACAAAGATGCAAATAAACAGCCCAACCCGGAACTGCTAagatgtattttctttttgataAGATTTTTTAGCGAAAGCTTAAAAGACGTGTAGATGGAATATAATTACCAAATCTTGATGAGCCAGAATTTCATAACcgattctcaaactcattaataattcattaagaaaatacaaaggaaattaatgtttaatgagtgtttggaaatcggatgaaacactgcttagtatttgcatccttaatttctccttcaaaaatgattttgtttgagaagaaatatcaaacattcgacacagtgtttcatcaccagatgaaacacctcgaagttcgtcaaaaatactccgctgcacgtcgtattttcaactctcttctcggtgtttcatctggtgatgaaacactgcatctcatgtttgatatattacttgaacAATTTCTTATGAGTTTCTTGTGCTATATTTGTTTTGTAAACCTCTTTTGAGGTCTGGAGTCAGAAATCTCCTACCTCTTAATTACTGGTTGGCTTATATTCATCGAATTTGAcaaattgttacttttttctCTGATATTACCGGGCGTTTGCTTTTGTTAAGTTTAAtgtgtaaaaaaattttttctcacACTTCAACACTTGTACCTCAATTTGTTTTCTCAATTTGGGATAAAGGTTTTGCCAgaaagttgttttctctctttttgtaAGTTTATTGGGGTTGGTTTTGGTTGGTTTAACCTCGTAGACTAGAggacttcttgtttttcctcctcgtatatttatttgttgtgtattatagcctgttccaggctccgagataacCCCCTTTCCCCAGATTCCTCGCTCatattttcgcgtgccttttacCTAAGCGTcatccccactatctgagagagagcctggaacagactaTGTGTATTGATCCTTAACCTTCT from Porites lutea chromosome 6, jaPorLute2.1, whole genome shotgun sequence includes the following:
- the LOC140941485 gene encoding WW domain-binding protein 2-like, coding for MSMNKVLCNNGRLTLHGDCVVYHQDGVEFSLEGDQIPGFLKGSRKGNVFITTQKVIFAPTAGSNYGSFSMNFHSIRNVEVKQPMFGANYVKGDVISEPDGGWQGRGSFKVTFNSGGAIEFAQHFKHAVANAHRPGSQPPPPVPGQPLLSNGNAYTYHNAYQPQPAGYYAAYPPPPPAGYPGYPGYPPPVGVVGQPPPYQPNETPPPYPGQAAPSAPPPSEGYSSYAYGDAKAREAYSTGQNVYVPSPQPPPPYAPPPYSASDKKNV
- the LOC140941486 gene encoding uncharacterized protein; this translates as MLRRVVVENLIFFKGRQELDLDGAHDGSFHTLVGENASGKSSFVALVKAASDFVDNEEDFEIIGDDATHSKAVCEFYFQDGQDLLRYLESSSWNSTHLLVGKVPWVSGLFSWFSDDILKFPMQLDDLLREKFGSITASVHVFSGRRSFDPCDPRRCQFLYVVSEDEVLVIIKNNGEVTISVHDPLPAGVDLVDWCPDKTFLRKVKLGTPTNVTDTMDSGEDNVQKRLTRLVSWDSLKYRDVKNLIIINLLKSLPQESIPEALSLFHEITGDHSLAFELDLDGDIPLHILNTATNRSIQRLSEGTFSALVVSALVVQPLSRTVIFDEVARGMHPLETRRLRTILMRESRRRRKCIIATTHSPEMVEVERIALIWRFQVLPSGYCQIRRVRSRYSVRDLHFIGGAEVREIFFARYIIWVEGESDKRFIEALLRLFDEGNAEVFKALSEPGEDSKTSRLQAGSSRVRTADLSPSLDNLLQDPAYKRVFYSKDVLSSIQTAVRSCIVLSISGKKNVHKATSICHDLGIPHAVLCDLDAIIPNSRENSVQSQFDNCKGLWKRAFISNAKTKLVDEDQCPASKCVQDFTPCLIHELRACKTVAEVMQFYDQTQCIFTWRVDGGEIEDAIRLTKSQFGKKLWPDLSFEDIKELIVCLLQPRKFQERDLKDKDANKQPNPELLRCIFFLIRFFSESLKDV